In the Natrinema sp. CBA1119 genome, CCGTATCCGACAGGCGGCTGCCAGTCTCGGCGCGGCGCAGTTCTGTATCGACGAGGCAGTCGAGTACGCCAAAGAGCGGAAGACGTGGGGAGAACCCCTGGCGAACCGCCAGGCGATCCAGTTCCCGCTCGCCGAGTTGCATACCGAGGCGGAAATGTTGCGAAACACGGTTCGAAAAACGGCAGCCGCGCTCGACGAGGAAGGCGAGATGATTACCGAATCCGGCTCCTCGATCAGCCAGTTGGTCGCTATGTGTAACTACACGGCGAATAACCTCGTTTGCCGGGCAGCCGATCAGGCGATGCAAGTCCACGGCGGTGTCGGATACAGCCGACACAAACCGTTCGAACACATCTATCGCCACCACCGCCGGTACCGCATAACGGAAGGTGCCGAAGAGATCCAGAAGCGCCGGGTCGCCGGCCACCTCTTCGATATCATATAAATCGGTCGGCGCGTTCGACTCGCTGCTTTTCTCCGTCGTCGTTCGACACGTCTCGAGGGAACGCTGCGGCCAAAGCCAGTAGAGTCGTTCCGATGAACGGTAGATATATCCTCCCGGCGTTCAAGCAAACAGTCATGCGCACTGCAGCGATCACTGGATTCGGTGGTCCGGAACGCGTAACGATCGAGTCGGCACCCAAGCCGGAACCGGGCCCCGCAGAGGCCGTCATCGAGGTCAAGGCGTGTTCAATAAATCACCACGACCTATGGGTCCTTCAGGGAGACCACTGGGTCGGTGAGGATGACTTGCCGTACGTTGCGGGAATCGATGTCGCGGGCACCGTGTCTTCGGTCGGCAGTCAGGTCGAGGCCGTCGCGCCCGGGGACCGCGTTCTCCGCTGTCCCAACCAGACCTGTGGCTCCTGTCGGTACTGTCGTGACGGACCTGAAAGTTACTGCGAAGAGTTTAGTCTCTCTCATGGCGGTCTCGCGGAGTACGCTGCAGTGCAGGCCGATCGACTGATACCGCTGCCGGAGACGGTCGAGACGACGGCGGCCGCAGCGCTCCCCACCGCATACATGACGTCGTTCCGAATGCTCACGGAGGCAAACGTCGAGCCGGGTGAGACGGTCTTCGTCCCCGGATCGACCGGCGGTGTCGGCGTCGCATCGATCCAACTCGCGGACATACTGGGCGCTCGTACGATCGCGACGTCGACGTCGCGGGAGAAACTCGATCGGGTGGGCACACTTGGCGCCGACCGACTCATCGAGTCCGGTGATCCGGATGCGATTCGGGAAGCGGTGCTCGACACGGGCCGGGTCGACGTAACGGTCAATCATCTCGGTGGCCCGTATTCGGCGGTCGGTCTCAATGTCTTGTGCCGCGGCGGTCGAATGGCGATCTGCGGCCAAACGGCAGGTCCCACGTCGACGTTCGAGTTAGGGGATCTCTTTCTCAATCAGAAGCGGGTCATCGGGAGCACTATGGGAACCCAGACGGATCTCGAACGGCTCGTCACCCTCGTTGCCGACGGCCGACTCGAGCCGGAGATCTACCAGCGCTACCCGCTCGAGGACACTGATCAGGCGTTCGCCGACATGGTCGATCGGGATGCCGTCGGCAAACTCGTCGTCGATCCGTCCACGTGAGTGCCCTGTCTTGTTCCGTCCATCCTACATTTGTTCTGCCACGTCACCCGTAGGACGTCACTCATCGTAGCGAGGACCGATACGGTAGGTCGGGACGCCGTTTCGTGTTCGCTCGGCGGTCCGCCGGTTACGGCAGAAAGAGCGGCGATCGAGGAACCGGAAATGTGGCGGGAGAGGGGGTCGGCGGAATCTGGAGTCACCCCAATCGATCGCCGATGACGCTGACGATGATCATCACGGCGACGAGCGTCGTCGCGAGGGCACTGACCTCGGGACTGAGTCCCGTCTGAATCTGATTGAAGATAATGATTGGGACCGTCGTCGTCTGTGGTGTGATGAGAAACTGCGTCGCGGTGAACTCCCCGAACGAGATGACGAATCCCATCAGCATGCCGGCTAACAGCGCGGGACCGATGATGGGGATGGTGACGTTGACCGTCGTCTCCCATTTATTGGCCCCCAGAGCCATCGATGCATCTTCGAGCCGTTCGTCGAACGTCAGCAAGCGGGACCGAACGATGAGGAAAACGAACGGGAGCGCGAGAACCGAGTGCGCGATCA is a window encoding:
- a CDS encoding alcohol dehydrogenase catalytic domain-containing protein, whose product is MRTAAITGFGGPERVTIESAPKPEPGPAEAVIEVKACSINHHDLWVLQGDHWVGEDDLPYVAGIDVAGTVSSVGSQVEAVAPGDRVLRCPNQTCGSCRYCRDGPESYCEEFSLSHGGLAEYAAVQADRLIPLPETVETTAAAALPTAYMTSFRMLTEANVEPGETVFVPGSTGGVGVASIQLADILGARTIATSTSREKLDRVGTLGADRLIESGDPDAIREAVLDTGRVDVTVNHLGGPYSAVGLNVLCRGGRMAICGQTAGPTSTFELGDLFLNQKRVIGSTMGTQTDLERLVTLVADGRLEPEIYQRYPLEDTDQAFADMVDRDAVGKLVVDPST